In Halorubrum sp. PV6, a single window of DNA contains:
- the fen gene encoding flap endonuclease-1, whose translation MGNADLRDLAAIRDVPFAEVEGSVVAVDAHNWLYRYLTTTVKWTGAEAYTTADGVEVANLIGVVQGLPKFFEHDLIPVMVFDGAVTELKADEVADRREKREQAEERRAAAEERGDSVEAARLEARTQRLTDVIQETTRELLRLLDVPIVEAPAEGEAQCARMAAAGTVDHAGSEDYDTLLFGAPTTLRQLTSKGDPELMDLEATLDDLGFDRQGLVDAAMLCGTDFNEGVRGIGPKTAVKAVREHGDLWGVLDARGAEIPNAEAIRDLFMNPPATDVSVDTTVDPDVDAAREYVVEEWGVAADEVERGFERITESQVQTGLDKWT comes from the coding sequence ATGGGAAACGCGGACCTGCGTGATCTCGCGGCGATCCGAGACGTGCCCTTCGCGGAGGTCGAGGGGAGCGTCGTCGCCGTGGACGCGCACAACTGGCTGTACCGATACCTCACGACGACGGTGAAGTGGACCGGCGCGGAGGCGTACACCACCGCAGACGGGGTTGAGGTCGCGAACCTGATCGGGGTCGTCCAAGGGCTCCCGAAGTTCTTCGAACACGACCTGATTCCGGTGATGGTGTTCGACGGAGCGGTCACCGAGTTAAAAGCCGACGAGGTCGCCGACCGCCGCGAGAAGCGCGAGCAGGCCGAGGAGCGACGGGCGGCCGCGGAGGAACGCGGCGATTCGGTTGAGGCCGCGCGGTTGGAGGCGCGCACGCAGCGGCTCACCGACGTGATCCAGGAGACGACCCGCGAACTGCTTCGGCTGCTCGACGTGCCGATAGTCGAGGCGCCGGCCGAGGGGGAAGCCCAGTGCGCACGGATGGCGGCCGCGGGGACCGTCGACCACGCCGGCAGCGAGGACTACGACACGCTGCTTTTCGGCGCGCCGACGACGCTCCGCCAGCTCACGAGCAAAGGCGACCCCGAACTGATGGATCTGGAAGCGACGCTCGACGACCTCGGGTTCGACCGGCAGGGGCTCGTCGACGCCGCGATGCTCTGCGGGACCGACTTCAACGAGGGCGTTCGCGGTATCGGCCCGAAGACGGCGGTGAAAGCGGTGCGCGAACACGGCGACCTGTGGGGTGTCCTCGACGCGCGGGGCGCCGAGATCCCGAACGCCGAAGCGATCCGCGACCTGTTCATGAACCCGCCGGCGACGGACGTCTCCGTGGACACCACAGTCGACCCCGACGTGGACGCCGCCCGCGAGTACGTCGTCGAGGAGTGGGGCGTCGCCGCGGACGAGGTGGAACGCGGCTTCGAGCGCATCACGGAATCGCAGGTCCAGACCGGTCTTGACAAGTGGACCTGA
- a CDS encoding OB-fold nucleic acid binding domain-containing protein: MGSCIICGVDVDGRICDPHQEDVVFDFRGDAPDQLVDNRFYRGVVDGYAEFGVFVDLAPGVTGLLHRSELDRRLDSLDWEPGDDVFVQVKGVRDNGNIDLAWSIRQADREFRGVLVQDGDTEYQPGEDDESEQAESEETEPTDSDASGAAVEADGEDESGTEADTEATADVGEADEDASETAETDADESTTEPAAVDEVAAETDDGDEADGSSDDDAQETVAADTEADEDAEESDDALNEDRERVGIGTLDDAVGDAARIDGEVVSVRQTGGPTVFEVRDETGVVDVAAFVEPGVRAYPDVEVGDAVRIDGDVESHRGDVQVESEALVLLEGEEAEAVRRRLAEALTAEARPEGLQPLAGDEAVAELADGLLDAAEAIRRAVLESRPIVVRHPATADGYVAGAAVERAVLPLIREEHAKSDAEYHYFTRRPLDDPVYGMNAATNDATRMLQDRDRHDEQLPLFLLVGTGSTVESADGIDLLSVYGVDAVVVDAEVADPETRTAVDTLVSPEIDGVDADLSTGALVASLASAVNDAVREDLQHLPAVSYWADTPDRYVQLARDAGYDAERVAELREAIALEAYYQSYQDKRELVADLLFEDGGNLAAHVSEQFREKLETEIQTATENVVTEAVDGVEFAVLDTDGYTHRYDFPPTPLLLDDLHRRNANGEAYATVGIGTDELYVRTNADVSVRAVAERAAELAPNADVATAGLREGKIEFLSGERDAVEDAVVAAVAESF; this comes from the coding sequence ATGGGATCCTGTATCATTTGTGGCGTCGATGTCGACGGTCGCATCTGCGATCCACACCAAGAGGACGTCGTCTTCGACTTCCGCGGCGACGCTCCCGATCAGCTCGTAGACAACCGATTCTACCGCGGCGTCGTCGACGGCTACGCCGAGTTCGGCGTGTTCGTCGACCTTGCGCCGGGCGTGACCGGGCTCCTCCACCGGTCCGAACTCGACCGCCGGCTCGACAGCCTCGACTGGGAGCCGGGCGACGACGTGTTCGTGCAGGTGAAAGGCGTGCGCGACAACGGCAACATCGACCTGGCGTGGTCGATCCGACAGGCGGACCGCGAGTTCCGCGGCGTGTTGGTCCAGGACGGCGACACCGAGTATCAGCCCGGCGAGGACGACGAGTCCGAGCAGGCCGAATCCGAGGAGACCGAGCCGACCGACTCGGACGCCTCCGGCGCGGCGGTCGAAGCGGACGGCGAAGACGAGTCGGGCACGGAGGCCGACACCGAAGCCACCGCCGACGTCGGTGAGGCCGACGAGGACGCTTCGGAGACCGCCGAGACCGACGCCGACGAATCGACCACTGAACCCGCCGCGGTCGACGAGGTGGCCGCGGAGACCGACGACGGCGACGAGGCCGACGGGTCGAGTGACGACGACGCTCAGGAGACGGTCGCAGCCGACACCGAGGCCGACGAGGACGCCGAAGAGTCCGACGACGCCCTCAACGAGGACCGCGAGCGCGTCGGAATCGGCACCCTCGACGACGCCGTGGGCGACGCGGCGCGCATCGACGGCGAGGTCGTCAGCGTCAGACAGACGGGGGGCCCCACCGTCTTCGAGGTCCGCGACGAGACGGGCGTCGTCGACGTCGCCGCCTTCGTCGAGCCGGGCGTCCGCGCGTACCCCGACGTCGAGGTCGGCGACGCGGTGCGCATCGACGGCGACGTGGAGAGCCACCGCGGCGACGTGCAGGTCGAGTCCGAGGCGCTCGTCCTCTTAGAAGGCGAGGAGGCGGAGGCCGTCCGCCGCCGGCTCGCCGAGGCGCTCACCGCCGAGGCCCGACCCGAGGGGCTTCAGCCCCTCGCAGGCGACGAAGCGGTCGCGGAACTCGCCGACGGCCTCCTCGACGCCGCGGAGGCGATCCGCCGTGCGGTGCTCGAATCGCGACCGATCGTCGTCCGCCACCCGGCAACCGCCGACGGCTACGTCGCCGGCGCCGCGGTCGAGCGCGCGGTCCTCCCGCTGATCCGCGAGGAACACGCCAAGAGCGACGCCGAGTACCACTACTTCACCCGGCGACCGCTCGACGACCCGGTGTACGGGATGAACGCGGCGACGAACGACGCGACCCGGATGTTGCAGGACCGCGACCGCCACGACGAACAGCTCCCCCTGTTCCTGCTCGTCGGCACCGGTTCGACGGTCGAGTCGGCCGACGGGATCGACCTGCTGTCTGTCTACGGCGTGGACGCGGTCGTCGTCGACGCCGAGGTCGCTGACCCCGAAACCCGAACGGCCGTCGACACGCTCGTCTCGCCCGAGATAGACGGCGTCGACGCCGACCTCTCGACGGGCGCGCTCGTCGCGTCGCTGGCCTCCGCGGTCAACGACGCGGTGCGCGAGGACCTCCAGCACCTCCCGGCGGTGAGCTACTGGGCGGACACCCCCGACCGCTACGTCCAACTCGCCCGGGACGCGGGCTACGACGCCGAGCGCGTCGCGGAACTGCGCGAGGCGATCGCCCTGGAAGCGTACTACCAGTCGTACCAGGACAAACGCGAACTCGTCGCCGACCTCCTCTTCGAGGACGGCGGCAACCTCGCGGCGCACGTCTCCGAGCAGTTCCGCGAGAAGCTGGAGACCGAGATCCAGACCGCGACCGAGAACGTCGTCACCGAGGCGGTCGACGGCGTCGAGTTCGCCGTCCTCGACACCGACGGCTACACGCACCGATACGACTTCCCGCCGACCCCGCTCCTGTTAGACGACCTCCACCGCCGGAACGCGAACGGCGAGGCCTACGCGACCGTCGGAATCGGCACCGACGAGCTGTACGTGCGGACGAACGCGGACGTGTCAGTTCGCGCCGTGGCCGAGCGCGCGGCCGAACTGGCGCCGAACGCCGACGTGGCCACCGCCGGCCTCCGCGAGGGGAAAATCGAGTTCCTCTCCGGCGAGCGCGACGCGGTCGAAGACGCGGTCGTCGCGGCCGTCGCGGAGTCGTTCTGA
- the fer gene encoding ferredoxin Fer, with protein MVSPFDVLDVDEDADDAAIERAYRERVKQAHPDQGGTVEEFQLVRRAYRELDERDRNGDGDDESAADIDLSDDDGDADAVQPARVEFLDYEVVDDYGWSLDDEDLFRKASHADLDGSAYGRLLVHPDESLLEAAENRGFGWPFSCRGGACANCAVYLVDGELSQPTDHIMPDELAERGFRLSCNGYPVSDELQIVFNVKHLAELDDLILPPGPFTRR; from the coding sequence ATGGTCTCGCCGTTCGATGTGCTGGACGTCGACGAAGACGCCGACGATGCGGCCATCGAGCGGGCCTACCGCGAGCGCGTGAAACAGGCACACCCGGATCAGGGCGGGACCGTCGAAGAGTTCCAACTCGTCAGGCGTGCCTACCGCGAACTCGACGAGCGCGACCGGAACGGCGACGGCGACGACGAGAGCGCGGCCGACATCGACCTGTCCGACGACGACGGCGACGCCGACGCGGTCCAGCCGGCCCGCGTCGAGTTCCTCGATTACGAAGTCGTCGACGACTACGGCTGGTCGCTCGACGACGAGGACCTGTTCCGGAAGGCGTCGCACGCCGACCTCGACGGATCGGCGTACGGGCGCCTCCTCGTCCACCCCGACGAGAGCCTGCTCGAGGCGGCCGAGAACCGCGGATTCGGCTGGCCGTTCTCCTGTCGCGGCGGCGCGTGTGCGAACTGCGCCGTCTACCTCGTCGACGGGGAGCTCTCGCAGCCGACGGACCACATCATGCCCGACGAGCTGGCAGAGCGGGGGTTCAGACTCTCCTGTAACGGCTATCCGGTGAGCGACGAGCTACAGATCGTGTTCAACGTCAAACACCTCGCAGAACTCGACGACCTCATTCTCCCGCCGGGACCGTTCACCCGGCGGTAG